Genomic segment of Streptomyces zhihengii:
TGCTCTGCCGGCAGGCGGCCGCCTCGGGGCAGCTCGTCGTGCTGGGCTCCCGGCGGCTCAGCCGGCCGGAGGAGTGGCTGAGCGCGAGTTCGGTGGCCGTCCCGGTCAGTGCGCAGGCCGACTGCCCCGTGGTCGTCGTACGGGAACCCGAGCACACGGCACCGGACCCCGGTCGTCTGGTGGTCGGCGTCGACGGCAGTCCGTCGTCCCGTGCGGCGGCCGGCTTCGCCTTCGCGGAGGCGCGTCTGCGGAAGGCGTCCGTGCACGCGCTGTGGGTGTGGCGGCCGCCGCTCGTCGCCCTCCACGGCGAGGACGCCGCCGTGGAGAAGCGGCGGACCCTGCTCGCGACCACGCTGGCCGGACTGCCGGATGCCTACCCCGACGTCGACCTCGTGCAGGAGGTCCGCCGCGGCCACCCCGTCGAGGAGTTGGGCGAAGCCGCGCGCGATGCCCTGGCGGTCGTCGTCGGACGCCGGGGCCAGGGAGGCTACTCCGGTATGCGCCTCGGGTCGGTCGTCCACGGCCTGCTGCACCGGGCCGAGTGCCCGGTGATCACCGTGCCGACAGCGGGAGGGTGAGCGGCCGTTGCCCGAAGGACGCGGAGCCCACCCGCCCGGCACTCGCCCCGCACGCCCTCCGGGGACGGAAGACCGTCCCCGGAGACCGCGTGAGAGCCCCGGAGACCGCGTCAGAGCTTGTAGGGGCCGCGGACGATGCTCGCCCCCGAGTGGTCGGGCTTCCCGTTGTAGGGCTGCACCGAGACGTCGACGACCGAGTACTCGCCGAGGTCGATCGTGTCGGGGACGGGCAGGGTCGCCCGGCCGTCGGGGCCGAGCACCCCCATGGACACGAGCTTGGTGTGGGTGCGGTCCATGAGCCAGACCTCGAAGTATCCGCTGGTGGACGGGAGTCCCTTGACGGTGATGTCGAGGGCTCGGTGGCTGCCGTCGTCACTGACGCGTGCGTACCCGGCCGAGCTGGTGCGCAGCGATTCGAGCCGGTTGCCGTCGTCCGCCGGGGCCGCAGTGGTGGCGTCGGCGTCGGCCCGGGTCACCCACCAGGTGACGGTGCTGCCCGCGGCCGCCCCCAGCAGTGCGGCACACGCGGCGAGCACCACGGCGAACCGCCCCGCTCCGCGGACGACCGGACGCCCGCGGATTCCCGCTCTCTCGCCGGCATCGCTGGCATCACCGGCATCACGGATATCACCGGCATCAGCGGCGCCACCGACCTCGCCGGACCCGACGACCTGCGGCTGCGACGGCGGCGCCAACGGCGACTGCAACGGCACCGGCGACTGCGACTGCGACTGCGGCTGCGGCTGCGCGGGAAGGCGCAGCTCCTCGGTGATGGAGGTCCAGACATGGTCCGGGGGTGCGAGCAGGTCGGCGTCGGCGTGGGACGGGACCTCCATCGAGGTGACGACCCGTCGCAGCTCCGCCAACTCGGCGCTGCACTCTCCGCACTGGCGCAGATGGACGGCGGCCGCGGGATTCGTGTCCTCGCCGAGTGCCAGCATCGCCAGGGTCTCTTCATCGGTGTGCTTCACCGTCCACCTCCAACCGGCTCTTCAGACGCATCAGTCCGCGTCGGGTGTGGCTCTTGACCGTGCCGAGGGGCATCCCCGTGCGTTCGGCGATCTGCGACTGGGACAGGTCGTCGTAGAAGGCCATTTTCAGCACACGTTGCTGCTGTTCGGGAAGATGCTCGATCTCCCTCACGAGGACCACGTAGTCGACGAGCGAGTCCGTCAGCGGCTTCGCCTGCTCCGCGGTGCCCGCGAGGGCGCCGACGGCGTCGACGACCCGCAGGTGACGGGTGCGCCGTTCGAGCGCGTCGACGAACTTCTTGTGGGCGATGCCCAGCAGCCAGGCCCGCAGGGGCGCCCGCCGGGGATCGAAGGTCTTCCGGCTGTTCCAGGCCCCGACGAACACCTGCTGGGTGACGTCCTTGGCCTCCTCCTGGTCCCCGAGCCTGCGCACCGCCAGCGTGAAGACGAGTGCTCCCCAGCGGCGGTACGCGTCGTTCAGTGCGGCTTCGTCGCCGGCGGCGAATCCGTCGTCCACGCTGTCCTCCGACACGGCCGTCACGGGCGCCGCACCGGCGGCCAGTACCTGCGAGCCGCCCCATACGGCCGTCATCGGGGCACCTCCACCGCGGTGACGACCAGGTTGTTCCGGTAGCCGCCGCGCTCCGGCTCATAGGGCCCGGCGCAGGTGACGAGGGTCAGCACGGGGTCGCCGTCGCGGCGGAAGGCGTCCGTGCCGGCGAGTTCGGTCTTGGGCACCGTCCGGCGCGAGACGACGCGGTAGGCGACGGTGCCGCCGTCCGCCCGCCGTACCGTCGCGCGGTCGCCCTCGCGGACGTCGTTCAGGGCGACCAGCACGCCAAGGCCCTCCTCCTCGTCGTCGACGTGGCCGACGACCACGGACGATCCGGCTGCCGAGCCCGGCGCGGGAGAGAAGCGGTACCAGCCGACCCGGTCCGGATCCTCCGGCACCTCGACCTGCCCGTCGGGCGCCACGCCGACGGGATCGATCGGTGCGCCCAACTCCAGTCGGGGGATCTCCAGTCGGACGGGCCCGGCAACGGCTGCCGCGGCACCGCCCGACGTGTCCGGCGCGGGGGCTTCCGTTCGGCCCGTCGGCTCGACCGCCCCGGCAGGCGTCGCCCGCGACGGTCCGAAGTCCTTGTCGCCGCCCGTCCCGTCGCGCCAGTGGGCCGCGGCGGCCATTCCGGCGAGGACGAGGCCGACGAGTGCCGCCGCCACGCCGAGTACCGCACCGCGTCGTGCCCGCGGCGTTCCCATCAATCGACCACCTTTGTCGTGTGGGGTGCCGTCGCACCGCACCCGGGGTGCGGTGCGGTGCGACGGCACCCTGATCGGCTGTGCGGGGCGGTGCGCCCGGTGTCAGACGGCGTCGGTGCGCCGGCGCAGCAGCAGGCCGGCCGCGCCGAGGGCGACGACGGCGCCGAGGGACAGCGCGCCGACGGTCAGGCTCTGGTTGTGCGCCGCCGCCTGTCCGGTCCCGCCGGCGGGGACGCCGCCGGGTGCGGAGTGCATGCCGGTGATGCTCTGCGTCTTCAGGGCGAGGTCCTTGTCGTCGGCGCTGCCCCAGGCGTAGACGATCGTGTGGGCGCCCTCGGCGAGGTCCAGTTCGGCCGGACCGATCGCCACGGTGTCGGTGCCCGCGAGGACGACGTCGGCGGACAGGATTCCGGCCGGAACCTCGGCCGAGACCTCCTTCGGGTTCTCCAGGCCCTTGAACACGGGGGCGCCGTCGGCCCGGACGTCGACCGCGGGAGCCGCGGCGACATGGCGGACGGTCAGCCGGGCCTTGCCCGCGGGCACCTTGGCGGTGTCGTTGACGAAGGCGTCCAGCGCGGGCTTGCCGTCCGCGGTCAGATGGGCGACGAGGGTGGCGTTCGCACCGGCGGGGACCTCCACCGTCTTCTCGACGGCCGGCTTGCCGCCCGGCCCCTCGCCGTCCTTGAAGACCCTGATGTCGTAGGACCCGGCGTCCAGCGTCAGAGGATCCGTCAGCGTGCCCGGCTCGAAGGCGGGGATCAGTTCCTTGTCACCCGCGTACACGTCCACGGAGAGCCCGGGCACCGCGTGCAGCACGGACACCGTGGCCTGGTCCGCCGCGGCCGCCTTCGGCTGGGCGACGGCGGGCATGGCGACGGCGGACAGCGCCACGGCGATTCCGGTGGCGACGACGGCGCCGGTCGTACGAGTGCTCATTGCGGTACTCCCCTTCGTCCGGCCGGAGGCTCCCGACCCTGTGTGGGAAGGCATTCCGGCAGCGGTCGCGGATCGGTTGCACCGGTGGTTGAACTTTCGACCTGCGTACGAACGGACGGCCGCGGCTGCATCCGCCCCGGGCTCATCGGCCGAAGTCACCGGCGAGCGGCAGCCGCTCACGAGGACTCAGGGGCAGGGGACACGCATGCGGGTGGACGAAGCGGGTGAGGCCGCATGCCGTGTCGTGCACGGGGCACCCGGCCGCGGGCAGCAGACTCGGCTCACGCGACCGCGTGGCGGGCTCCCGCCGGCGGCCGGAAGACGGAGCACCCGGCCCTCGACCGTACGAACCCCCCGACGAGAGGTACCTTCATGCCCAGCGGCCCCACGGCGCGCGCCCCGGTCTCGACGAGCCGGCCCCCACACCGTCCGGCTCGGGACGGCGTGACGGGCGGTGCGCCGCCGGACGTGATCGCCCACGGCCGGCTCCGTACGGAACCGGCCCCCTCGGACGAACTCCCCGGACCCGGTGGGCGGTGTGTCGTGCCCGGCCGCGGTGCGCCCGCCGCTGCCGGGCACGCCGTCGGCCCCGACGCCGACCCGTCGCGTGCCGTCGAACAGGTGCTGCGGATCCATCTGCACGAGCGCGTGACCGAGGCGGCCGGTGTCGACCCGCTGTTCGCGCACGAGGTCGCGGCACGCGTGCAGTCCCTGACGATGCGCGGCGGCAAGCGGCTGCGCGCCCGCTTCGCCTGGTGGGGCTGGCGTGCGGGCGGCGGCTCCCCCGAGGGCCGCGGGGCGCGTGCCGCGCTGCGTCTCGGTGCCGCGCTGGAACTGATCCAGACATGCGCGCTGATCCACGACGACGTCATGGACGGCTCGTCGCTGCGCCGCGGGGCGCCCACGCTGCACGTGGACTTCGCGGACTTCCATGCCGCGTCCGGGATGCCCGGCGACCACGGAGGCTACGGGCGGGCCGCCGCGATCCTCGCCGGCGACCTGGCACTGGCCTGGGCCGACGACCTGGCCGGCGACACCGGGGCGGACGGCAAGGCGCAGCAGGCCCTGCTCGTCCCCTGGCGTCGGATGCGCCAGGAGATGGTGGCGGGCCAGTACCTGGACATGCGTTCCCAGGCGGGCTCCTCCTCCCCCGAACAGGCCCTGCGGATCGCCCTGCTGAAGACGGCGCTGTACACGGTCGAGCGGCCGCTGGCCCTGGGCGCGGCACTCGCCGGAATGGACGACCGCGACGCCGCGGCACTGTCCGCCGCCGGCCGGTGCGCCGGCGTGGCGTTCCAGCTGCGGGACGACCTGCTGGGCGTGTTCGGTGACCCCGCCCGCACCGGCAAGCCCTCGGGTGAGGACATCCGCAGCGGCAAGCTCACCTATCTGACCGCGGTCGCCCGCACGCGCTTGACGGAGGCCGGCGACACGGCCTCCCTGGGACTGCTCCACCGGGCCGTCGGCGACCTCGGACTGGGCGAGGAGGACATGCGGCGGGTACGCGGCGTCCTCGAGGATTCGGGCGCGCGGGGTGCCACGGAGGCGGAGATCGACCGCCTCGTCCGGCGCAGCCGGGAGCATCTGGCCCGCGTCCCCCTCCCCGCCTCCGTCGCCGCCGCCGTGTCCGGGCTCCTGGGCACCGCGGTCGGCGGCCGACCGGCCCGATCACCCGGCCACGCCGCGACGAGCGGCCCGCACGACATGTCGTCCGTCAGGGGAGAGCACACGTGAAAACCGTCCAGGGACCCACCGACCATGTGGTCGTCGTGGGAGCGGGCCTGTCGGGTCTGTCCGCGGCGCTGCACCTGCTGGGTGCCGGGCGGCAGGTCACCGTCGTCGAGCGCGACGCGCTGCCGGGCGGACGAGCCGGGCGTTTCGAGATGGGCGGCTACCACGTCGACAGCGGGCCGACGGTGCTGACCATGCCGGACATCGCCGACGAGGCGTTCGCCGCGGTCGGCGACCGTCTCGCCGACCGGGTCGAGCTCATGGAGCTGCACCCCGCCTACCGGGCGCAGTTCGCCGACGGCTCCCGGCTCGACGTGCACACCGGGGCGGAGGCGATGGAGGAGGAGATCCGGCGCTTCGCGGGAGACCGTGAGGCCGCCGGGTACCGGCGGCTCCGCCGGTGGCTCACCGATCTGTACGCCGCCCAGATGCGGCGGTTCATCGACAGCAACTTCGACTCGCCCCTGCAACTGCTCCACCCCGACCTGCTGCGGCTGACCCGCCTGGGCGCCTTCAACCGGCTGGATCCGCAGATCGGCCGCTTCCTGACGGACGAGCGGCTGCGCCGTGTGTTCTCCTTCCAGGCCCTGTACGCCGGTGTCGCTCCCGAACGCGCCCTGGCCGCCTACGCGGTGATCGCCTACATGGACACCGTCGCCGGTGTGTACTTCCCGCGGGGCGGGATGCACGCCCTGCCGCGCGCCATGGCCGAGTCCGCCGCCGGGGCCGGAGCGGAGTTCCGCTGGAACACCGAGGTCACCCGGCTGGAACGGCACGGCGGGCGGATCACGGCCGTGCACACGGCCGACGGCGACCGCATCCCCTGCGACGCCGTCGTCCTGACACCCGACCTGCCGGTCGTGCACCGCCTGCTGGGCCGGGCACCGCGCCGGCCCGTCGCCCTGCGCCACTCCCCCTCGGCCGTCGTCCTGCATGCCGGGACGGACCGGACCTGGCCCCAGCTCGCCCATCACACCATCTCGTTCGGCGCCGCCTGGAAGGGCACGTTCCGCGAACTCACCCGGCAGGGCGACCTCATGAGCGATCCGTCGCTCCTCATCACCCGGCCCACCACCCACGACCCGTCGCTCGCGCCGGAGGGAAAACACCTGCACTACATCCTCGCCCCCTGTCCCAACACCGACATCGGCCCCGGCGTCCGGGAGTGGCACGATCTGGCGCCCCGCTACCGGGACAGTCTGCTGACGGTGCTCGACAAGCGCGGTCTCGACAAGATCGCCTCGTCGATCGAGCAGGAGTGCCTCGTCACCCCGGCCGACTGGAGCGCCCAGGGCCACGCCGCCGGCACACCGTTCTCGGCCGCGCACACGTTCGCGCAGACGGGTCCCTTCCGGCCCCGCAACACGGTGCGCGGTATCGACAACGCGGTGATCGCGGGCTGCGGCACCACACCGGGGGTCGGGGTGCCCACGGTGCTGATCTCCGGGAAGCTCGCCGCGGCGCGCATCACCGGCCGGGGCGGCCGGCCGGGGCGCGCCCGCACCTCCGCCCCGCTCGCCACCGCCGTGTCCGGGGAGGGTGCGTCATGACGCACCGTGAGCTGGACGCCGCCGGCATCCACGACCCGGCGCTGCGCGCGGCCTACACGTTCTGCCGGCGGCTCAACGCGCGCCACGGCCGGACCTACTTCCTCGCCGCCCGTTTCCTGCCCGTCGAGCGCAGGTCCGCCGTCCACGCCCTGTACGGGTTCGCCCGGTGGGCCGACGACATCGTCGACGACCTGGAGAGCTCCGCCTCGCGGGCGGAACGCGACACGGCCCTGCGCGGGCTGCGGGAGCGGATGGACACCGGTCTGCGCACCGGCCGCAGCGAGGAGCCGGTGATCCGGGCGCTCGTGGACACGGCGGCGCGGTACGGCATCGACCACGCGTACTTCGCGGACTTCATGGAGTCGATGGCGAGCGACCTCGACGTCACGGAGTACGCCACGTACGAGGATCTCGCCCGGTACATGCACGGTTCGGCCGCGGTGATCGGACTCCAGATGCTGCCGGTGCTCGGCACGGTGGTGCCCCGCGCCGAGGCGGCACCGCACGCGGCGGCGCTCGGTGTGGCCTTCCAGCTCACCAACTTCCTGCGGGACGTCGGCGAGGACCTCGACCGCGGACGGGTCTACCTGCCGCTGGACCTGCTGGCGGCGCACGGTGTGGACGGCGATCTGCTGGCCTGGAGCCGCCGGACGGGGCGCGACGACCCGCGGATCCGGGCCGCGCTGCGGGCGGGCATCGCTCTGACGCGGGACGTCTACCGGGAGGCCGAACCGGGTCTCGCCATGCTGGACCCGGTGGCACGCCCCTGCATGCGCACGGCGTTCACGCTGTACCAGGACATCCTGGGCGCCATCGAATCGGACGGCTTCCAGGTCCTGCACCGGCGCGCGGTGGTTCCCCGCCGGCGACGGGCCGCCCTCGCTCTGGCGGCGGCGACCGGCGCCGTCCGGGCCCGGCGGGCCGGCCCGGGGCGCCCGGACGGCACTGCGCGGAGGCCATGGAGCACGGCGGTCGTGGCCGCGGAGAGGAAGACGGCGGGATGACGGGACGAGACGATGCGGGCGTGCGGCGCCGCGGGCTGCGGGACCGCGTGCCCCTGCGCCTGAGGAAGCCGGTCCCCTGGCACCGGCAGGGCGCAACCTGGCGGGAGGCGAGGCCCGCCGTGATCGCCGAGGCCCTGAAGTGGGCGAACACGCGGCCCTCCGGGAACTGGTACGTCCTCGGCGCGAGCAGTGCCGTCGGGGACGGAGCGCCGTTGGGAAGGACGGTGGCCGGCCACGAGGTGGTCGTCTGGAGGAACGGGGCGGGCCGGCTCGTGGCGGGCCCCGGCGCGTGCCCCCATCTCGGCGCCCCGCTCCGGGAGAGCCCGGTCGTCTGCGGGACCCTGGTGTGCCACTGGCACGGGCTGGCGCTGGACGGCGGCCCGTTCGCGGGCTGGGCGCCGTATCCGGTGCACGACGACGGGGTGCTGGTGTGGGTGCGGCTGGACGGCCCGGGGGGCGAGTCACCGCTGGAGGAGCCGGTGCTGCCCGCGCGGCCGGACCCCGCGCGCTCGGTGGCGGCCGTGTACACGACCGTCGGGACGTGCGAGCCCGAGGACGTCGTGGCGAACCGTCTCGACCCCTGGCACGGCGCGTGGTTCCACCCCTATTCGTTCGTCGACCTCACGGTGGACCGGTCGGCCGGTGATCCGGCGTCGAGTGCCGAGGACGGCTTCGCCGTCGATGTGGCCTTCAAGGTGGCGGGACGTGCCGTGGTCCCGGTCCGCGCGGTCTTCACCACGCCCGAGCCGCGCACCGTCGTCATGCACATCACCGAAGGGGAGGGCGTCGGATCCGTGGTCGAGACCCACGCCACTCCCCTGGGGCCGGACGCGCGGGGCAATCCGCGCACCGCGGTGACGGAGGCGGTGATCGCGACCTCGGAGCGGCCCGGCTTCGCCGCGGCCCGGGCGATGGCTCCGCTGCTCAGGCCGCTGATGCGCCGCACGGCGGGCCGGCTGTGGCGGGACGATCTCGCGTACGCGGAGCGCCGCTGGGCGCTGCGGAGCACCGGGCGGTTCCCCGGCTGAGCCCCGCTCCGGGGCCGTGGGTCGCACCCCCTGTCGGCGGCCCCGGGGCGGTCAGGGCCGGTCCCGGACGAGTGTCCGGGACCGGCCCGCCCATGTCAGGCGAGTGAGGCGAGCAGCCGCATGGCCCGGGACCTGCCGCGCCGGGGCACCGTCCAGAGGACCTGGCCGCGCACTCCCCACCGTTCGAGCAGCGCGTTCGCGGCGAGGAAGCCGCTGGTGGCCGCGCGTTCCATCAGGGCGACGGGCAGTTCGGTCCGCACCAGGTCACCCGCCATCACGAGCGTGGGGTCCGGGGTGCGCACCCCCGGCCGGTCCCCGTAGCCGCCCACCGGGAACAGGGGGCAGTCCGCGCGCCATTCGTGCCGCTGGTCGACGATGCGCGCGCCGGCGGTCTCGGGGTAGATCCGGTGCAGCTGCTCGATCAGCCGCTTCTGCTCGTCCGGCCGG
This window contains:
- a CDS encoding class F sortase, which gives rise to MGTPRARRGAVLGVAAALVGLVLAGMAAAAHWRDGTGGDKDFGPSRATPAGAVEPTGRTEAPAPDTSGGAAAAVAGPVRLEIPRLELGAPIDPVGVAPDGQVEVPEDPDRVGWYRFSPAPGSAAGSSVVVGHVDDEEEGLGVLVALNDVREGDRATVRRADGGTVAYRVVSRRTVPKTELAGTDAFRRDGDPVLTLVTCAGPYEPERGGYRNNLVVTAVEVPR
- a CDS encoding DUF4397 domain-containing protein produces the protein MSTRTTGAVVATGIAVALSAVAMPAVAQPKAAAADQATVSVLHAVPGLSVDVYAGDKELIPAFEPGTLTDPLTLDAGSYDIRVFKDGEGPGGKPAVEKTVEVPAGANATLVAHLTADGKPALDAFVNDTAKVPAGKARLTVRHVAAAPAVDVRADGAPVFKGLENPKEVSAEVPAGILSADVVLAGTDTVAIGPAELDLAEGAHTIVYAWGSADDKDLALKTQSITGMHSAPGGVPAGGTGQAAAHNQSLTVGALSLGAVVALGAAGLLLRRRTDAV
- a CDS encoding universal stress protein — encoded protein: MSVTGSRTDILVGIDPRDISVPVLAWAADEAERRNAPLRLVVSVPPLHDTQHVDTGPQHMTLASRGTAALAQAAETVRALHPDLTVATGLLDGMPAPMLCRQAAASGQLVVLGSRRLSRPEEWLSASSVAVPVSAQADCPVVVVREPEHTAPDPGRLVVGVDGSPSSRAAAGFAFAEARLRKASVHALWVWRPPLVALHGEDAAVEKRRTLLATTLAGLPDAYPDVDLVQEVRRGHPVEELGEAARDALAVVVGRRGQGGYSGMRLGSVVHGLLHRAECPVITVPTAGG
- a CDS encoding phytoene/squalene synthase family protein, giving the protein MTHRELDAAGIHDPALRAAYTFCRRLNARHGRTYFLAARFLPVERRSAVHALYGFARWADDIVDDLESSASRAERDTALRGLRERMDTGLRTGRSEEPVIRALVDTAARYGIDHAYFADFMESMASDLDVTEYATYEDLARYMHGSAAVIGLQMLPVLGTVVPRAEAAPHAAALGVAFQLTNFLRDVGEDLDRGRVYLPLDLLAAHGVDGDLLAWSRRTGRDDPRIRAALRAGIALTRDVYREAEPGLAMLDPVARPCMRTAFTLYQDILGAIESDGFQVLHRRAVVPRRRRAALALAAATGAVRARRAGPGRPDGTARRPWSTAVVAAERKTAG
- a CDS encoding sigma-70 family RNA polymerase sigma factor gives rise to the protein MTAVWGGSQVLAAGAAPVTAVSEDSVDDGFAAGDEAALNDAYRRWGALVFTLAVRRLGDQEEAKDVTQQVFVGAWNSRKTFDPRRAPLRAWLLGIAHKKFVDALERRTRHLRVVDAVGALAGTAEQAKPLTDSLVDYVVLVREIEHLPEQQQRVLKMAFYDDLSQSQIAERTGMPLGTVKSHTRRGLMRLKSRLEVDGEAHR
- a CDS encoding phytoene desaturase, whose protein sequence is MKTVQGPTDHVVVVGAGLSGLSAALHLLGAGRQVTVVERDALPGGRAGRFEMGGYHVDSGPTVLTMPDIADEAFAAVGDRLADRVELMELHPAYRAQFADGSRLDVHTGAEAMEEEIRRFAGDREAAGYRRLRRWLTDLYAAQMRRFIDSNFDSPLQLLHPDLLRLTRLGAFNRLDPQIGRFLTDERLRRVFSFQALYAGVAPERALAAYAVIAYMDTVAGVYFPRGGMHALPRAMAESAAGAGAEFRWNTEVTRLERHGGRITAVHTADGDRIPCDAVVLTPDLPVVHRLLGRAPRRPVALRHSPSAVVLHAGTDRTWPQLAHHTISFGAAWKGTFRELTRQGDLMSDPSLLITRPTTHDPSLAPEGKHLHYILAPCPNTDIGPGVREWHDLAPRYRDSLLTVLDKRGLDKIASSIEQECLVTPADWSAQGHAAGTPFSAAHTFAQTGPFRPRNTVRGIDNAVIAGCGTTPGVGVPTVLISGKLAAARITGRGGRPGRARTSAPLATAVSGEGAS
- a CDS encoding DUF5914 domain-containing protein translates to MTGRDDAGVRRRGLRDRVPLRLRKPVPWHRQGATWREARPAVIAEALKWANTRPSGNWYVLGASSAVGDGAPLGRTVAGHEVVVWRNGAGRLVAGPGACPHLGAPLRESPVVCGTLVCHWHGLALDGGPFAGWAPYPVHDDGVLVWVRLDGPGGESPLEEPVLPARPDPARSVAAVYTTVGTCEPEDVVANRLDPWHGAWFHPYSFVDLTVDRSAGDPASSAEDGFAVDVAFKVAGRAVVPVRAVFTTPEPRTVVMHITEGEGVGSVVETHATPLGPDARGNPRTAVTEAVIATSERPGFAAARAMAPLLRPLMRRTAGRLWRDDLAYAERRWALRSTGRFPG
- a CDS encoding anti-sigma factor, with product MKHTDEETLAMLALGEDTNPAAAVHLRQCGECSAELAELRRVVTSMEVPSHADADLLAPPDHVWTSITEELRLPAQPQPQSQSQSPVPLQSPLAPPSQPQVVGSGEVGGAADAGDIRDAGDASDAGERAGIRGRPVVRGAGRFAVVLAACAALLGAAAGSTVTWWVTRADADATTAAPADDGNRLESLRTSSAGYARVSDDGSHRALDITVKGLPSTSGYFEVWLMDRTHTKLVSMGVLGPDGRATLPVPDTIDLGEYSVVDVSVQPYNGKPDHSGASIVRGPYKL
- a CDS encoding polyprenyl synthetase family protein; the protein is MPGRGAPAAAGHAVGPDADPSRAVEQVLRIHLHERVTEAAGVDPLFAHEVAARVQSLTMRGGKRLRARFAWWGWRAGGGSPEGRGARAALRLGAALELIQTCALIHDDVMDGSSLRRGAPTLHVDFADFHAASGMPGDHGGYGRAAAILAGDLALAWADDLAGDTGADGKAQQALLVPWRRMRQEMVAGQYLDMRSQAGSSSPEQALRIALLKTALYTVERPLALGAALAGMDDRDAAALSAAGRCAGVAFQLRDDLLGVFGDPARTGKPSGEDIRSGKLTYLTAVARTRLTEAGDTASLGLLHRAVGDLGLGEEDMRRVRGVLEDSGARGATEAEIDRLVRRSREHLARVPLPASVAAAVSGLLGTAVGGRPARSPGHAATSGPHDMSSVRGEHT